The following proteins are encoded in a genomic region of Maylandia zebra isolate NMK-2024a linkage group LG1, Mzebra_GT3a, whole genome shotgun sequence:
- the parp6a gene encoding protein mono-ADP-ribosyltransferase PARP6 isoform X1: MDIKGQCWTDEESDGENESEQFLYGIQCCLLQGSCAADLYRHPQLDADIEAVKDIYTDSAISVREYGTIDDVDIDLHINISFLDEEVATAWKVIRTEPIILRLRFSLSQYLDGPEPSVEVFQPSNKEGFSLGLQLKKILSTFTSQQWKHLSNEFLKAQQEKRHSWFKAGGTIKKFRAGLSIFSPIPKSPSFPLIQDTVLKGKLSVPELRVTRLMNRSISCTMKNPKGELFSYPPNSQTVAVPAARAPAQITTRQLIELFFSSQAGGHCKNIPTLEYGFLVQIMKYSEQRIPTLNEYCVVCDEQHVFQNGSMLKPAVCTRELCVFSFYTLGVMSGAAEEVATGAEVVDLLVAMCRAALESPRKSIIFEPYPSVVDPNDPKTLAFNPKKKNYERLQKALDSVMSIREMTQGSYLEIKKQMDKLDPLAHPLLQWIISSNRSHIVKLPLSRQLKFMHTSHQFLLLSSPPAKEARFRTAKKLYGSTFAFHGSHIENWHSVLRNGLVNASYTKLQLHGAAYGKGIYLSPISSISFGYSGMGKGQHRMPTKDELVQRYNRMNTIPQSRPIQSRFLQSRNLNCIALCEVITSKDLQKHGNIWVCPVSDHVCTRFFFVYEDGQVGDANINTQEPKVQKEIMRVIGTQIYSS, from the exons ATG GACATCAAAGGACAGTGTTGGACAGACGAGGAGTCAGATGGGGAGAACGAATCAGAACAATTCCTATATGGCATTCAG TGCTGCTTATTGCAGGGGAGTTGTGCTGCTGACCTGTATCGACACCCTCAACTGGATGCAGACATTGAGGCTGTAAAAGACATCTACACTGACAGTGCTATCTCTGTCAG GGAGTATGGAACCATTGATGATGTAGACATCGATCTTCATATTAACATCAGTTTCTTAGAT GAGGAAGTTGCGACGGCATGGAAAGTTATCAGAACAGAACCAATTATTCTGAGACTTCGCTTTTCTCTTTCTCAGTATCTCGATGGACCCG AGCCGTCAGTAGAAGTGTTCCAGCCGTCAAATAAAGAAGGTTTCAGCTTGGGCCTGCAACTTAAAAA GATCCTGAGCACATTCACCTCACAGCAGTGGAAGCACCTTAGTAATGAGTTTCTCAAGGCCCAGCAGGAGAAGAGGCACAGCTGGTTCAAAGCCGGAGGGACCATCAAGAAGTTCCGTGCCGGGCTCAGCATCTTCTCCCCCATCCCAAA GTCTCCAAGTTTTCCTCTGATTCAAGACACAGTTTTAAAAGGGAAGCTGAGTGTCCCTGAGCTGAGGGTGACGCGCTTAATGAACCGCTCGATCTCCTGTACCATGAAGAACCCTAAAGGAGAGCTATTCAGCTATCCACCAAATAGCCAG ACTGTGGCTGTCCCAGCGGCCAGGGCCCCAGCGCAGATTACCACGAGGCAGCTGATTGAATTGTTTTTCTCATCCCAGGCGGGCGGCCACTGCAAGAACATTCCTACCTTGGAGTATGGCTTCTTAGTGCAG ATAATGAAGTACTCAGAACAGAGGATCCCCACACTTAATGAGTACTGCGTGGTTTGTGACGAACAGCATGTCTTTCAGAATGGATCCATGCTGAAG CCTGCTGTGTGCACAAGGGAGCTGTGTGTGTTCTCTTTCTACACTCTGGGTGTAATGTCTGGAGCCGCAGAGGAAGTGGCCACCGGGGCAGAG GTCGTGGACCTTCTTGTAGCTATGTGTCGAGCTGCCCTGGAGTCTCCTCGTAAGAGCATCATATTTGAACCTTACCCTTCAGTTGTTGATCCCAACGACCCCAAGACTCTTGCCTTTAATCCAAAG aagaagaattaTGAAAGACTACAAAAAGCACTGGATAGTGTAATGTCCATTCGGGAAATGACCCAG GGTTCATATCTGGAGATTAAGAAACAGATGGACAAACTAGACCCTTTGGCCCATCCCCTGCTACAGTG GATTATTTCCAGTAACAGATCTCATATCGTCAAGCTGCCTCTCAGTAGG CAACTGAAATTCATGCACACCTCCCACCAGTTCCTCCTGCTCAGCAGCCCCCCAGCCAAGGAAGCTCGTTTTCGCACTGCCAAGAAGTTATACGGCAGCACTTTTGCCTTCCA TGGTTCCCATATAGAGAACTGGCACTCTGTTCTGAGAAATGGACTAGTCAATGCCTCTTATACCAAACTGCAG CTGCATGGGGCAGCGTACGGAAAGGGCATCTATCTGAGCCCCATCTCCAGCATATCTTTTGGATACTCAG GAATGGGGAAAGGACAGCACCGCATGCCCACCAAAGATGAACTAGTGCAGCGTTACAACCGCATGAACACTATACCACAG AGCCGTCCTATCCAGTCAAGGTTTCTTCAGAGTCGAAACTTGAACTGTATTGCTCTTTGTGAAG TTATCACATCAAAGGATCTGCAGAAGCATGGAAACATCTGGGTGTGTCCGGTTTCTGACCATGTCTGTACTCGCTTCTTTTTTGT ATATGAGGATGGCCAAGTAGGAGATGCTAACATCAACACCCAAGAGCCTAAGGTGCAGAAGGAGATCATGCGTGTGATTGGGACCCAGATCTACTCGAGCTAA
- the parp6a gene encoding protein mono-ADP-ribosyltransferase PARP6 isoform X6, producing the protein MDIKGQCWTDEESDGENESEQFLYGIQGSCAADLYRHPQLDADIEAVKDIYTDSAISVREYGTIDDVDIDLHINISFLDEEVATAWKVIRTEPIILRLRFSLSQYLDGPEPSVEVFQPSNKEGFSLGLQLKKILSTFTSQQWKHLSNEFLKAQQEKRHSWFKAGGTIKKFRAGLSIFSPIPKSPSFPLIQDTVLKGKLSVPELRVTRLMNRSISCTMKNPKGELFSYPPNSQAGGHCKNIPTLEYGFLVQIMKYSEQRIPTLNEYCVVCDEQHVFQNGSMLKPAVCTRELCVFSFYTLGVMSGAAEEVATGAEVVDLLVAMCRAALESPRKSIIFEPYPSVVDPNDPKTLAFNPKKKNYERLQKALDSVMSIREMTQGSYLEIKKQMDKLDPLAHPLLQWIISSNRSHIVKLPLSRQLKFMHTSHQFLLLSSPPAKEARFRTAKKLYGSTFAFHGSHIENWHSVLRNGLVNASYTKLQLHGAAYGKGIYLSPISSISFGYSGMGKGQHRMPTKDELVQRYNRMNTIPQSRPIQSRFLQSRNLNCIALCEVITSKDLQKHGNIWVCPVSDHVCTRFFFVYEDGQVGDANINTQEPKVQKEIMRVIGTQIYSS; encoded by the exons ATG GACATCAAAGGACAGTGTTGGACAGACGAGGAGTCAGATGGGGAGAACGAATCAGAACAATTCCTATATGGCATTCAG GGGAGTTGTGCTGCTGACCTGTATCGACACCCTCAACTGGATGCAGACATTGAGGCTGTAAAAGACATCTACACTGACAGTGCTATCTCTGTCAG GGAGTATGGAACCATTGATGATGTAGACATCGATCTTCATATTAACATCAGTTTCTTAGAT GAGGAAGTTGCGACGGCATGGAAAGTTATCAGAACAGAACCAATTATTCTGAGACTTCGCTTTTCTCTTTCTCAGTATCTCGATGGACCCG AGCCGTCAGTAGAAGTGTTCCAGCCGTCAAATAAAGAAGGTTTCAGCTTGGGCCTGCAACTTAAAAA GATCCTGAGCACATTCACCTCACAGCAGTGGAAGCACCTTAGTAATGAGTTTCTCAAGGCCCAGCAGGAGAAGAGGCACAGCTGGTTCAAAGCCGGAGGGACCATCAAGAAGTTCCGTGCCGGGCTCAGCATCTTCTCCCCCATCCCAAA GTCTCCAAGTTTTCCTCTGATTCAAGACACAGTTTTAAAAGGGAAGCTGAGTGTCCCTGAGCTGAGGGTGACGCGCTTAATGAACCGCTCGATCTCCTGTACCATGAAGAACCCTAAAGGAGAGCTATTCAGCTATCCACCAAATAGCCAG GCGGGCGGCCACTGCAAGAACATTCCTACCTTGGAGTATGGCTTCTTAGTGCAG ATAATGAAGTACTCAGAACAGAGGATCCCCACACTTAATGAGTACTGCGTGGTTTGTGACGAACAGCATGTCTTTCAGAATGGATCCATGCTGAAG CCTGCTGTGTGCACAAGGGAGCTGTGTGTGTTCTCTTTCTACACTCTGGGTGTAATGTCTGGAGCCGCAGAGGAAGTGGCCACCGGGGCAGAG GTCGTGGACCTTCTTGTAGCTATGTGTCGAGCTGCCCTGGAGTCTCCTCGTAAGAGCATCATATTTGAACCTTACCCTTCAGTTGTTGATCCCAACGACCCCAAGACTCTTGCCTTTAATCCAAAG aagaagaattaTGAAAGACTACAAAAAGCACTGGATAGTGTAATGTCCATTCGGGAAATGACCCAG GGTTCATATCTGGAGATTAAGAAACAGATGGACAAACTAGACCCTTTGGCCCATCCCCTGCTACAGTG GATTATTTCCAGTAACAGATCTCATATCGTCAAGCTGCCTCTCAGTAGG CAACTGAAATTCATGCACACCTCCCACCAGTTCCTCCTGCTCAGCAGCCCCCCAGCCAAGGAAGCTCGTTTTCGCACTGCCAAGAAGTTATACGGCAGCACTTTTGCCTTCCA TGGTTCCCATATAGAGAACTGGCACTCTGTTCTGAGAAATGGACTAGTCAATGCCTCTTATACCAAACTGCAG CTGCATGGGGCAGCGTACGGAAAGGGCATCTATCTGAGCCCCATCTCCAGCATATCTTTTGGATACTCAG GAATGGGGAAAGGACAGCACCGCATGCCCACCAAAGATGAACTAGTGCAGCGTTACAACCGCATGAACACTATACCACAG AGCCGTCCTATCCAGTCAAGGTTTCTTCAGAGTCGAAACTTGAACTGTATTGCTCTTTGTGAAG TTATCACATCAAAGGATCTGCAGAAGCATGGAAACATCTGGGTGTGTCCGGTTTCTGACCATGTCTGTACTCGCTTCTTTTTTGT ATATGAGGATGGCCAAGTAGGAGATGCTAACATCAACACCCAAGAGCCTAAGGTGCAGAAGGAGATCATGCGTGTGATTGGGACCCAGATCTACTCGAGCTAA
- the parp6a gene encoding protein mono-ADP-ribosyltransferase PARP6 isoform X3, translating into MDIKGQCWTDEESDGENESEQFLYGIQGSCAADLYRHPQLDADIEAVKDIYTDSAISVREYGTIDDVDIDLHINISFLDEEVATAWKVIRTEPIILRLRFSLSQYLDGPEPSVEVFQPSNKEGFSLGLQLKKILSTFTSQQWKHLSNEFLKAQQEKRHSWFKAGGTIKKFRAGLSIFSPIPKSPSFPLIQDTVLKGKLSVPELRVTRLMNRSISCTMKNPKGELFSYPPNSQTVAVPAARAPAQITTRQLIELFFSSQAGGHCKNIPTLEYGFLVQIMKYSEQRIPTLNEYCVVCDEQHVFQNGSMLKPAVCTRELCVFSFYTLGVMSGAAEEVATGAEVVDLLVAMCRAALESPRKSIIFEPYPSVVDPNDPKTLAFNPKKKNYERLQKALDSVMSIREMTQGSYLEIKKQMDKLDPLAHPLLQWIISSNRSHIVKLPLSRQLKFMHTSHQFLLLSSPPAKEARFRTAKKLYGSTFAFHGSHIENWHSVLRNGLVNASYTKLQLHGAAYGKGIYLSPISSISFGYSGMGKGQHRMPTKDELVQRYNRMNTIPQSRPIQSRFLQSRNLNCIALCEVITSKDLQKHGNIWVCPVSDHVCTRFFFVYEDGQVGDANINTQEPKVQKEIMRVIGTQIYSS; encoded by the exons ATG GACATCAAAGGACAGTGTTGGACAGACGAGGAGTCAGATGGGGAGAACGAATCAGAACAATTCCTATATGGCATTCAG GGGAGTTGTGCTGCTGACCTGTATCGACACCCTCAACTGGATGCAGACATTGAGGCTGTAAAAGACATCTACACTGACAGTGCTATCTCTGTCAG GGAGTATGGAACCATTGATGATGTAGACATCGATCTTCATATTAACATCAGTTTCTTAGAT GAGGAAGTTGCGACGGCATGGAAAGTTATCAGAACAGAACCAATTATTCTGAGACTTCGCTTTTCTCTTTCTCAGTATCTCGATGGACCCG AGCCGTCAGTAGAAGTGTTCCAGCCGTCAAATAAAGAAGGTTTCAGCTTGGGCCTGCAACTTAAAAA GATCCTGAGCACATTCACCTCACAGCAGTGGAAGCACCTTAGTAATGAGTTTCTCAAGGCCCAGCAGGAGAAGAGGCACAGCTGGTTCAAAGCCGGAGGGACCATCAAGAAGTTCCGTGCCGGGCTCAGCATCTTCTCCCCCATCCCAAA GTCTCCAAGTTTTCCTCTGATTCAAGACACAGTTTTAAAAGGGAAGCTGAGTGTCCCTGAGCTGAGGGTGACGCGCTTAATGAACCGCTCGATCTCCTGTACCATGAAGAACCCTAAAGGAGAGCTATTCAGCTATCCACCAAATAGCCAG ACTGTGGCTGTCCCAGCGGCCAGGGCCCCAGCGCAGATTACCACGAGGCAGCTGATTGAATTGTTTTTCTCATCCCAGGCGGGCGGCCACTGCAAGAACATTCCTACCTTGGAGTATGGCTTCTTAGTGCAG ATAATGAAGTACTCAGAACAGAGGATCCCCACACTTAATGAGTACTGCGTGGTTTGTGACGAACAGCATGTCTTTCAGAATGGATCCATGCTGAAG CCTGCTGTGTGCACAAGGGAGCTGTGTGTGTTCTCTTTCTACACTCTGGGTGTAATGTCTGGAGCCGCAGAGGAAGTGGCCACCGGGGCAGAG GTCGTGGACCTTCTTGTAGCTATGTGTCGAGCTGCCCTGGAGTCTCCTCGTAAGAGCATCATATTTGAACCTTACCCTTCAGTTGTTGATCCCAACGACCCCAAGACTCTTGCCTTTAATCCAAAG aagaagaattaTGAAAGACTACAAAAAGCACTGGATAGTGTAATGTCCATTCGGGAAATGACCCAG GGTTCATATCTGGAGATTAAGAAACAGATGGACAAACTAGACCCTTTGGCCCATCCCCTGCTACAGTG GATTATTTCCAGTAACAGATCTCATATCGTCAAGCTGCCTCTCAGTAGG CAACTGAAATTCATGCACACCTCCCACCAGTTCCTCCTGCTCAGCAGCCCCCCAGCCAAGGAAGCTCGTTTTCGCACTGCCAAGAAGTTATACGGCAGCACTTTTGCCTTCCA TGGTTCCCATATAGAGAACTGGCACTCTGTTCTGAGAAATGGACTAGTCAATGCCTCTTATACCAAACTGCAG CTGCATGGGGCAGCGTACGGAAAGGGCATCTATCTGAGCCCCATCTCCAGCATATCTTTTGGATACTCAG GAATGGGGAAAGGACAGCACCGCATGCCCACCAAAGATGAACTAGTGCAGCGTTACAACCGCATGAACACTATACCACAG AGCCGTCCTATCCAGTCAAGGTTTCTTCAGAGTCGAAACTTGAACTGTATTGCTCTTTGTGAAG TTATCACATCAAAGGATCTGCAGAAGCATGGAAACATCTGGGTGTGTCCGGTTTCTGACCATGTCTGTACTCGCTTCTTTTTTGT ATATGAGGATGGCCAAGTAGGAGATGCTAACATCAACACCCAAGAGCCTAAGGTGCAGAAGGAGATCATGCGTGTGATTGGGACCCAGATCTACTCGAGCTAA
- the parp6a gene encoding protein mono-ADP-ribosyltransferase PARP6 isoform X5, producing MDIKGQCWTDEESDGENESEQFLYGIQCCLLQGSCAADLYRHPQLDADIEAVKDIYTDSAISVREYGTIDDVDIDLHINISFLDEEVATAWKVIRTEPIILRLRFSLSQYLDGPEPSVEVFQPSNKEGFSLGLQLKKILSTFTSQQWKHLSNEFLKAQQEKRHSWFKAGGTIKKFRAGLSIFSPIPKSPSFPLIQDTVLKGKLSVPELRVTRLMNRSISCTMKNPKGELFSYPPNSQAGGHCKNIPTLEYGFLVQIMKYSEQRIPTLNEYCVVCDEQHVFQNGSMLKPAVCTRELCVFSFYTLGVMSGAAEEVATGAEVVDLLVAMCRAALESPRKSIIFEPYPSVVDPNDPKTLAFNPKKKNYERLQKALDSVMSIREMTQGSYLEIKKQMDKLDPLAHPLLQWIISSNRSHIVKLPLSRQLKFMHTSHQFLLLSSPPAKEARFRTAKKLYGSTFAFHGSHIENWHSVLRNGLVNASYTKLQLHGAAYGKGIYLSPISSISFGYSGMGKGQHRMPTKDELVQRYNRMNTIPQSRPIQSRFLQSRNLNCIALCEVITSKDLQKHGNIWVCPVSDHVCTRFFFVYEDGQVGDANINTQEPKVQKEIMRVIGTQIYSS from the exons ATG GACATCAAAGGACAGTGTTGGACAGACGAGGAGTCAGATGGGGAGAACGAATCAGAACAATTCCTATATGGCATTCAG TGCTGCTTATTGCAGGGGAGTTGTGCTGCTGACCTGTATCGACACCCTCAACTGGATGCAGACATTGAGGCTGTAAAAGACATCTACACTGACAGTGCTATCTCTGTCAG GGAGTATGGAACCATTGATGATGTAGACATCGATCTTCATATTAACATCAGTTTCTTAGAT GAGGAAGTTGCGACGGCATGGAAAGTTATCAGAACAGAACCAATTATTCTGAGACTTCGCTTTTCTCTTTCTCAGTATCTCGATGGACCCG AGCCGTCAGTAGAAGTGTTCCAGCCGTCAAATAAAGAAGGTTTCAGCTTGGGCCTGCAACTTAAAAA GATCCTGAGCACATTCACCTCACAGCAGTGGAAGCACCTTAGTAATGAGTTTCTCAAGGCCCAGCAGGAGAAGAGGCACAGCTGGTTCAAAGCCGGAGGGACCATCAAGAAGTTCCGTGCCGGGCTCAGCATCTTCTCCCCCATCCCAAA GTCTCCAAGTTTTCCTCTGATTCAAGACACAGTTTTAAAAGGGAAGCTGAGTGTCCCTGAGCTGAGGGTGACGCGCTTAATGAACCGCTCGATCTCCTGTACCATGAAGAACCCTAAAGGAGAGCTATTCAGCTATCCACCAAATAGCCAG GCGGGCGGCCACTGCAAGAACATTCCTACCTTGGAGTATGGCTTCTTAGTGCAG ATAATGAAGTACTCAGAACAGAGGATCCCCACACTTAATGAGTACTGCGTGGTTTGTGACGAACAGCATGTCTTTCAGAATGGATCCATGCTGAAG CCTGCTGTGTGCACAAGGGAGCTGTGTGTGTTCTCTTTCTACACTCTGGGTGTAATGTCTGGAGCCGCAGAGGAAGTGGCCACCGGGGCAGAG GTCGTGGACCTTCTTGTAGCTATGTGTCGAGCTGCCCTGGAGTCTCCTCGTAAGAGCATCATATTTGAACCTTACCCTTCAGTTGTTGATCCCAACGACCCCAAGACTCTTGCCTTTAATCCAAAG aagaagaattaTGAAAGACTACAAAAAGCACTGGATAGTGTAATGTCCATTCGGGAAATGACCCAG GGTTCATATCTGGAGATTAAGAAACAGATGGACAAACTAGACCCTTTGGCCCATCCCCTGCTACAGTG GATTATTTCCAGTAACAGATCTCATATCGTCAAGCTGCCTCTCAGTAGG CAACTGAAATTCATGCACACCTCCCACCAGTTCCTCCTGCTCAGCAGCCCCCCAGCCAAGGAAGCTCGTTTTCGCACTGCCAAGAAGTTATACGGCAGCACTTTTGCCTTCCA TGGTTCCCATATAGAGAACTGGCACTCTGTTCTGAGAAATGGACTAGTCAATGCCTCTTATACCAAACTGCAG CTGCATGGGGCAGCGTACGGAAAGGGCATCTATCTGAGCCCCATCTCCAGCATATCTTTTGGATACTCAG GAATGGGGAAAGGACAGCACCGCATGCCCACCAAAGATGAACTAGTGCAGCGTTACAACCGCATGAACACTATACCACAG AGCCGTCCTATCCAGTCAAGGTTTCTTCAGAGTCGAAACTTGAACTGTATTGCTCTTTGTGAAG TTATCACATCAAAGGATCTGCAGAAGCATGGAAACATCTGGGTGTGTCCGGTTTCTGACCATGTCTGTACTCGCTTCTTTTTTGT ATATGAGGATGGCCAAGTAGGAGATGCTAACATCAACACCCAAGAGCCTAAGGTGCAGAAGGAGATCATGCGTGTGATTGGGACCCAGATCTACTCGAGCTAA
- the parp6a gene encoding protein mono-ADP-ribosyltransferase PARP6 isoform X2, whose protein sequence is MDIKGQCWTDEESDGENESEQFLYGIQCCLLQGSCAADLYRHPQLDADIEAVKDIYTDSAISVREYGTIDDVDIDLHINISFLDEEVATAWKVIRTEPIILRLRFSLSQYLDGPEPSVEVFQPSNKEGFSLGLQLKKILSTFTSQQWKHLSNEFLKAQQEKRHSWFKAGGTIKKFRAGLSIFSPIPKSPSFPLIQDTVLKGKLSVPELRVTRLMNRSISCTMKNPKGELFSYPPNSQTVAVPAARAPAQITTRQLIELFFSSQAGGHCKNIPTLEYGFLVQIMKYSEQRIPTLNEYCVVCDEQHVFQNGSMLKPAVCTRELCVFSFYTLGVMSGAAEEVATGAEVVDLLVAMCRAALESPRKSIIFEPYPSVVDPNDPKTLAFNPKKNYERLQKALDSVMSIREMTQGSYLEIKKQMDKLDPLAHPLLQWIISSNRSHIVKLPLSRQLKFMHTSHQFLLLSSPPAKEARFRTAKKLYGSTFAFHGSHIENWHSVLRNGLVNASYTKLQLHGAAYGKGIYLSPISSISFGYSGMGKGQHRMPTKDELVQRYNRMNTIPQSRPIQSRFLQSRNLNCIALCEVITSKDLQKHGNIWVCPVSDHVCTRFFFVYEDGQVGDANINTQEPKVQKEIMRVIGTQIYSS, encoded by the exons ATG GACATCAAAGGACAGTGTTGGACAGACGAGGAGTCAGATGGGGAGAACGAATCAGAACAATTCCTATATGGCATTCAG TGCTGCTTATTGCAGGGGAGTTGTGCTGCTGACCTGTATCGACACCCTCAACTGGATGCAGACATTGAGGCTGTAAAAGACATCTACACTGACAGTGCTATCTCTGTCAG GGAGTATGGAACCATTGATGATGTAGACATCGATCTTCATATTAACATCAGTTTCTTAGAT GAGGAAGTTGCGACGGCATGGAAAGTTATCAGAACAGAACCAATTATTCTGAGACTTCGCTTTTCTCTTTCTCAGTATCTCGATGGACCCG AGCCGTCAGTAGAAGTGTTCCAGCCGTCAAATAAAGAAGGTTTCAGCTTGGGCCTGCAACTTAAAAA GATCCTGAGCACATTCACCTCACAGCAGTGGAAGCACCTTAGTAATGAGTTTCTCAAGGCCCAGCAGGAGAAGAGGCACAGCTGGTTCAAAGCCGGAGGGACCATCAAGAAGTTCCGTGCCGGGCTCAGCATCTTCTCCCCCATCCCAAA GTCTCCAAGTTTTCCTCTGATTCAAGACACAGTTTTAAAAGGGAAGCTGAGTGTCCCTGAGCTGAGGGTGACGCGCTTAATGAACCGCTCGATCTCCTGTACCATGAAGAACCCTAAAGGAGAGCTATTCAGCTATCCACCAAATAGCCAG ACTGTGGCTGTCCCAGCGGCCAGGGCCCCAGCGCAGATTACCACGAGGCAGCTGATTGAATTGTTTTTCTCATCCCAGGCGGGCGGCCACTGCAAGAACATTCCTACCTTGGAGTATGGCTTCTTAGTGCAG ATAATGAAGTACTCAGAACAGAGGATCCCCACACTTAATGAGTACTGCGTGGTTTGTGACGAACAGCATGTCTTTCAGAATGGATCCATGCTGAAG CCTGCTGTGTGCACAAGGGAGCTGTGTGTGTTCTCTTTCTACACTCTGGGTGTAATGTCTGGAGCCGCAGAGGAAGTGGCCACCGGGGCAGAG GTCGTGGACCTTCTTGTAGCTATGTGTCGAGCTGCCCTGGAGTCTCCTCGTAAGAGCATCATATTTGAACCTTACCCTTCAGTTGTTGATCCCAACGACCCCAAGACTCTTGCCTTTAATCCAAAG aagaattaTGAAAGACTACAAAAAGCACTGGATAGTGTAATGTCCATTCGGGAAATGACCCAG GGTTCATATCTGGAGATTAAGAAACAGATGGACAAACTAGACCCTTTGGCCCATCCCCTGCTACAGTG GATTATTTCCAGTAACAGATCTCATATCGTCAAGCTGCCTCTCAGTAGG CAACTGAAATTCATGCACACCTCCCACCAGTTCCTCCTGCTCAGCAGCCCCCCAGCCAAGGAAGCTCGTTTTCGCACTGCCAAGAAGTTATACGGCAGCACTTTTGCCTTCCA TGGTTCCCATATAGAGAACTGGCACTCTGTTCTGAGAAATGGACTAGTCAATGCCTCTTATACCAAACTGCAG CTGCATGGGGCAGCGTACGGAAAGGGCATCTATCTGAGCCCCATCTCCAGCATATCTTTTGGATACTCAG GAATGGGGAAAGGACAGCACCGCATGCCCACCAAAGATGAACTAGTGCAGCGTTACAACCGCATGAACACTATACCACAG AGCCGTCCTATCCAGTCAAGGTTTCTTCAGAGTCGAAACTTGAACTGTATTGCTCTTTGTGAAG TTATCACATCAAAGGATCTGCAGAAGCATGGAAACATCTGGGTGTGTCCGGTTTCTGACCATGTCTGTACTCGCTTCTTTTTTGT ATATGAGGATGGCCAAGTAGGAGATGCTAACATCAACACCCAAGAGCCTAAGGTGCAGAAGGAGATCATGCGTGTGATTGGGACCCAGATCTACTCGAGCTAA